The Yersinia intermedia genome window below encodes:
- a CDS encoding amino acid ABC transporter permease, producing MSIDWNWGIFLQPAPFGNTTYLGWIWSGFQVTVALSLCAWVIAFFVGSLFGILRTVPNRILSGIGTCYVELFRNVPLIVQFFTWYLVVPELLPVDIGMWFKSELDPNIQFFLSSMLCLGLFTAARVCEQVRAGIQSLPRGQKAAGLAMGLTLPQTYRYVLLPNAYRVIIPPMTSEMLNLVKNSAIASTIGLVDMAAQAGKLLDYSAHAYESFTAITLGYVLINAVIMLLMRLVEKKVQLPGNLGSK from the coding sequence ATGTCAATAGACTGGAACTGGGGCATCTTCTTGCAACCTGCCCCCTTCGGCAATACCACCTACCTCGGCTGGATCTGGTCCGGCTTTCAAGTCACCGTCGCGTTGTCACTGTGCGCCTGGGTGATCGCGTTCTTCGTCGGTTCACTGTTTGGTATTTTAAGAACCGTGCCCAATCGAATCCTCTCAGGGATAGGGACGTGCTACGTTGAGCTGTTTCGTAACGTCCCCTTGATTGTGCAATTCTTTACCTGGTATCTGGTGGTACCTGAACTGTTGCCAGTTGATATTGGCATGTGGTTTAAAAGTGAACTGGACCCAAACATACAGTTCTTTCTTTCATCGATGCTTTGCCTTGGCTTATTTACCGCAGCACGTGTTTGTGAACAAGTCCGTGCCGGGATTCAGTCACTGCCTAGAGGCCAGAAAGCAGCGGGTTTGGCTATGGGATTGACCCTGCCACAAACCTATCGCTATGTGTTACTGCCCAATGCTTATCGGGTGATCATTCCCCCGATGACCTCAGAAATGCTCAACCTGGTAAAAAACTCCGCCATTGCTTCAACAATCGGATTGGTCGATATGGCCGCTCAAGCAGGTAAATTGCTGGATTATTCAGCTCACGCCTATGAGTCCTTCACCGCCATCACTCTTGGTTATGTACTGATCAACGCCGTGATCATGCTGTTGATGCGATTAGTTGAGAAGAAAGTGCAGTTACCCGGCAATCTGGGGAGTAAATAA
- the gltK gene encoding glutamate/aspartate ABC transporter permease GltK, translating into MYEFDWSSIAPSMPYLLQGLVVTAKITITAIVFGIIWGTVLAVMRLSPIKAISWFATAYVNVFRSIPLVMVLLWFYLVVPSLLQNVLGLSPKTDIRLISAMVAFSLFEAAYYSEIIRAGIMSISRGQSSAALALGMTHGQSMRLVILPQAFRAMVPLLLTQGIVLFQDTSLVYVLSLADFFRTATTIGERDGTQVEMVLFAGLVYFVISIAASMLVNYLKKRTV; encoded by the coding sequence ATGTACGAATTTGATTGGAGTTCTATCGCCCCCAGCATGCCCTATCTGCTGCAAGGGTTAGTGGTCACCGCCAAGATAACCATTACCGCTATCGTATTTGGCATTATCTGGGGAACGGTGCTGGCAGTCATGCGCTTGTCACCGATTAAAGCCATCAGTTGGTTTGCAACTGCCTATGTCAACGTGTTCCGCTCTATCCCGTTGGTGATGGTGCTGTTGTGGTTTTATTTGGTTGTCCCGAGCTTATTACAAAATGTGCTGGGCTTATCACCAAAAACTGATATTCGGTTAATCTCAGCCATGGTAGCCTTTTCGCTGTTTGAAGCGGCCTATTACTCAGAAATTATCCGCGCCGGGATCATGAGTATTTCCCGTGGGCAATCCTCTGCGGCGCTGGCATTGGGCATGACCCATGGGCAGTCAATGCGACTGGTTATTCTGCCTCAGGCTTTCCGCGCCATGGTGCCGCTGCTGTTAACTCAGGGGATCGTGTTATTTCAGGATACTTCACTGGTGTATGTGCTTAGCCTGGCCGATTTCTTCCGCACCGCCACCACCATTGGCGAGCGGGACGGTACTCAGGTCGAAATGGTGCTGTTTGCCGGTTTGGTTTATTTCGTTATCAGTATTGCCGCGTCGATGCTGGTTAACTATTTGAAGAAAAGGACTGTTTGA
- a CDS encoding amino acid ABC transporter ATP-binding protein encodes MISLKNVSKWYGHFQVLADCTTEVKKGEVVVVCGPSGSGKSTLIKTVNGLEPIQKGSITVNGIAVNDKGTNLAQLRSKVGMVFQHFELFPHLSIIENLTLAQIKVLKRDKAEAREKGLKLLDRVGLSTHADKFPSQLSGGQQQRVAIARALCMDPIAMLFDEPTSALDPEMINEVLDVMVKLALEGMTMMVVTHEMGFARKVANRVIFMDEGKIVEDSNKDDFFNNPKSDRAKDFLAKILH; translated from the coding sequence ATGATTTCCCTGAAAAATGTTTCTAAGTGGTACGGCCACTTTCAGGTGCTGGCTGACTGCACCACCGAAGTTAAAAAAGGTGAGGTTGTGGTGGTCTGTGGTCCTTCAGGCTCAGGCAAATCAACCTTAATCAAAACCGTTAATGGGCTGGAACCTATTCAAAAAGGCAGCATTACAGTTAATGGTATTGCTGTGAATGATAAAGGCACTAATCTGGCCCAACTGCGTTCCAAAGTGGGCATGGTATTCCAGCATTTCGAGCTGTTCCCACACCTGTCTATCATTGAAAACCTGACGCTGGCGCAAATCAAAGTGCTCAAACGCGATAAAGCAGAAGCGCGTGAAAAGGGGTTGAAACTGTTAGATCGCGTGGGCCTTTCTACCCATGCAGATAAGTTTCCTTCTCAATTATCGGGTGGTCAGCAACAGCGCGTGGCCATTGCCCGTGCACTTTGTATGGACCCAATTGCCATGCTGTTTGATGAACCCACCTCCGCACTTGACCCGGAAATGATTAACGAAGTGTTGGACGTGATGGTCAAACTGGCATTGGAAGGGATGACCATGATGGTGGTTACCCACGAAATGGGCTTCGCCCGCAAAGTGGCTAACCGCGTTATTTTTATGGATGAAGGGAAAATTGTCGAAGACAGCAACAAAGATGATTTCTTTAACAATCCTAAGTCGGATCGCGCCAAAGACTTCCTGGCAAAAATCCTGCATTAA
- the rihA gene encoding pyrimidine-specific ribonucleoside hydrolase RihA: MPRSIIIDCDPGHDDAIALILALASPELNVAAVTTCAGNQTPDKTLRNALRILTLLKRQDIPVAGGALKPLLRELIIADNVHGESGLDGPSLPDPDFAPQADNAVELMARILRTSPHPVTIVATGPLTNVALLLAGHGALAAKIERIVIMGGAVMLGNWTAAAEFNIYVDPEAADRVFKSGIPITMAGLDVTHQAQVMDEDIDRIRQLNNPVADVVAGLLDFFMLYHRQERWGFQGAPLHDPCTIAWLLAPELFTSIERWVGIETRGEYTQGMTVVDYYQLTDNVPNAEVLMGIDRKGFIDLLVERVARYSE; encoded by the coding sequence ATGCCCCGCTCTATTATCATTGATTGCGATCCTGGCCATGACGATGCTATTGCGTTGATTCTGGCGTTGGCCTCCCCCGAACTCAACGTAGCAGCGGTTACCACCTGTGCCGGTAACCAAACTCCAGACAAAACCTTGCGTAATGCTCTGCGCATTCTGACACTACTCAAGCGTCAGGATATCCCGGTGGCCGGGGGTGCACTCAAACCATTACTGCGCGAATTAATTATTGCCGACAATGTTCACGGTGAAAGCGGATTAGATGGCCCCTCATTGCCGGATCCAGACTTTGCCCCGCAAGCAGATAATGCGGTGGAGCTAATGGCGAGAATATTACGTACCAGCCCTCATCCGGTGACCATTGTGGCCACTGGCCCATTGACTAACGTTGCCTTGCTGCTGGCCGGTCATGGTGCTCTGGCGGCCAAAATAGAGCGTATCGTCATCATGGGGGGAGCCGTGATGTTAGGAAACTGGACCGCCGCTGCTGAATTTAATATTTATGTCGATCCTGAGGCCGCTGATCGGGTATTTAAATCAGGCATTCCAATCACCATGGCGGGGTTAGATGTGACCCATCAAGCACAGGTGATGGATGAAGATATTGATCGCATTCGTCAGTTAAATAATCCGGTAGCCGACGTGGTCGCGGGCTTATTGGATTTCTTCATGCTGTATCACCGCCAGGAGCGCTGGGGTTTTCAAGGTGCCCCACTACATGATCCTTGCACCATTGCCTGGTTATTGGCCCCCGAGTTATTCACCAGCATTGAACGCTGGGTTGGCATCGAAACCCGAGGTGAATACACCCAAGGCATGACGGTGGTCGATTACTACCAGCTCACAGATAATGTGCCTAATGCAGAAGTCTTAATGGGCATCGATAGGAAAGGGTTTATTGATTTGCTGGTTGAACGGGTTGCCCGCTACAGCGAATAA
- a CDS encoding zinc ribbon-containing protein yields MNKVAQYYRELVASLTERLKNGERDIDKLVESAEQRLDAVEELSRSEVEQIIQAVRRDLEEFARSYEESKDEFTDSVFMRVIKESLWQELADITDKTQLEWREVFKDVSHHGVYHSGEVVGLGNLVCEKCHYHLAFYTPEVLPLCPKCGHDQFNRRPFQP; encoded by the coding sequence ATGAACAAGGTAGCTCAATATTATCGTGAGTTGGTGGCATCACTGACTGAACGCTTGAAAAATGGTGAACGTGATATCGATAAGCTGGTGGAAAGCGCCGAGCAGCGGTTAGACGCAGTAGAAGAGTTGAGCCGGAGTGAGGTTGAGCAAATCATTCAGGCGGTGCGCCGCGATCTGGAGGAGTTTGCCCGTAGTTATGAAGAGAGTAAGGATGAATTCACTGACAGCGTATTTATGCGGGTGATTAAAGAGAGCTTGTGGCAGGAGCTGGCGGACATCACTGACAAAACACAGCTAGAGTGGCGTGAGGTGTTTAAAGATGTCAGTCACCATGGGGTGTATCACAGTGGTGAGGTGGTTGGATTAGGGAATTTGGTGTGTGAGAAATGCCACTATCATCTGGCTTTCTATACCCCTGAAGTGTTGCCGCTCTGCCCTAAGTGTGGACATGACCAATTTAATCGCCGGCCATTCCAGCCCTAA
- the leuS gene encoding leucine--tRNA ligase produces MQEQYRPEDIETQVQLHWQEKQTFKVTEDTSKEKYYCLSMLPYPSGRLHMGHVRNYTIGDVISRYQRMLGKNVLQPIGWDAFGLPAEGAAVKNNTAPAPWTYDNIEYMKNQLKLLGFGYDWDREIATCKPDYYRWEQWFFTKLYEKGMVYKKTSAVNWCPHDMTVLANEQVIDGCCWRCDTKVERKEIPQWFIKITDYADQLLNDLDTLESWPEQVKTMQRNWIGRSEGVDIVFDVQDSEEKLSVYTTRPDTFMGVTYVAVAAGHPLSLQAAATNPALADFVAECRNTKVAEAEMATMEKKGMATGLYAIHPLTGEKLAIWAANFVLMDYGTGAVMAVPGHDARDWEFATKYHLPIKPVILAADGSEPDLSQEAMTEKGTLFNSGEFDGLDYEAGFNAIADKLVALGVGQRKVNYRLRDWGVSRQRYWGAPIPMVTLEDGTVVPTPEDQLPVILPEDVVMDGITSPIKADPEWAKTTVNGMPGLRETDTFDTFMESSWYYARYTCPQFDEGMLDPTAANYWLPVDQYVGGIEHAIMHLMYFRFFHKLLRDAGLVNSDEPAKRLLCQGMVLADAFYYTGTSGERIWVSPADAIVERDEKGRIVKATDPDGHELVYAGMSKMSKSKNNGIDPQVMVEKYGADTVRLFMMFASPAEMTLEWQESGVEGANRFLKRVWRLVFESTAKGATAPLDIASLTEEQKSLRRDLHKTITKVTDDVGRRQTFNTAIAAVMELMNKLGRAPQETEQDRALLQEALLAVVRMLYPFTPHVCFSLWQALGGEGDIDTAPWPIADEQAMVEDSKLVVVQVNGKVRGRITVPADATEQQVRERAGQEHLVAKYLDGVTVRKVIYVPGKLLNLVVG; encoded by the coding sequence ATGCAAGAGCAATACCGCCCAGAAGATATCGAAACGCAAGTACAGCTTCACTGGCAAGAGAAGCAAACATTTAAAGTCACTGAAGATACCAGCAAAGAAAAATATTACTGCCTATCTATGCTGCCATACCCTTCAGGACGCCTGCATATGGGGCACGTTCGTAACTACACCATTGGTGATGTTATCTCACGCTACCAACGTATGCTGGGCAAGAACGTCCTACAGCCGATTGGCTGGGATGCGTTTGGCCTGCCGGCAGAAGGTGCCGCCGTTAAAAATAACACCGCACCTGCCCCATGGACTTACGACAACATCGAATATATGAAGAACCAGTTGAAACTACTGGGCTTCGGTTACGACTGGGATCGCGAGATTGCCACCTGTAAACCTGACTACTACCGTTGGGAACAGTGGTTCTTCACCAAGTTGTATGAAAAAGGCATGGTCTACAAAAAGACCTCTGCGGTTAACTGGTGTCCACACGACATGACCGTGTTAGCCAACGAACAGGTGATCGACGGCTGCTGTTGGCGTTGTGATACCAAGGTTGAACGCAAAGAGATCCCGCAGTGGTTTATTAAAATCACCGATTACGCTGATCAGTTGCTTAATGATCTGGACACGCTGGAAAGCTGGCCGGAGCAGGTGAAAACCATGCAACGCAACTGGATTGGCCGCTCCGAAGGGGTTGATATCGTTTTCGACGTGCAGGATAGCGAAGAAAAACTGTCAGTTTATACTACCCGTCCAGACACCTTTATGGGCGTGACCTATGTGGCGGTTGCTGCCGGTCACCCATTGTCACTGCAAGCGGCTGCCACCAACCCAGCGCTGGCTGATTTTGTGGCGGAATGTCGTAATACCAAAGTTGCTGAAGCTGAAATGGCAACGATGGAGAAAAAAGGCATGGCGACCGGTCTATACGCCATCCATCCACTGACAGGTGAAAAGCTGGCTATTTGGGCAGCTAACTTTGTCTTGATGGATTACGGTACCGGCGCAGTAATGGCAGTTCCAGGCCACGATGCCCGTGACTGGGAATTTGCCACCAAATACCACCTGCCAATCAAGCCGGTTATTTTAGCCGCTGACGGCAGCGAACCTGATTTGAGTCAGGAAGCGATGACCGAAAAAGGCACCCTGTTCAACTCCGGCGAGTTCGACGGTCTGGATTATGAAGCAGGCTTTAATGCCATCGCCGACAAGCTAGTCGCTCTTGGTGTTGGCCAGCGTAAAGTGAATTATCGCCTGCGTGATTGGGGTGTATCACGTCAGCGTTATTGGGGTGCACCTATCCCAATGGTGACATTGGAAGATGGCACCGTTGTGCCAACACCAGAAGACCAACTGCCGGTAATTCTGCCAGAAGATGTCGTGATGGACGGTATTACCAGTCCTATCAAGGCTGACCCTGAGTGGGCGAAAACCACCGTTAACGGGATGCCGGGCCTGCGTGAAACCGATACTTTCGATACCTTTATGGAATCATCTTGGTATTACGCGCGCTACACCTGCCCACAATTTGACGAAGGCATGTTGGATCCTACCGCTGCAAACTACTGGTTGCCCGTTGATCAGTATGTAGGCGGTATTGAACATGCCATCATGCACCTGATGTACTTCCGTTTCTTCCACAAACTACTGCGTGATGCCGGTCTGGTGAACTCCGACGAACCAGCCAAACGCCTGTTGTGCCAAGGCATGGTATTGGCTGACGCCTTCTACTACACCGGTACCAGCGGTGAACGTATCTGGGTTTCACCAGCTGATGCGATTGTCGAGCGTGATGAAAAAGGGCGAATTGTTAAAGCGACCGACCCTGACGGCCATGAACTGGTGTATGCCGGTATGAGCAAAATGTCGAAATCGAAAAACAACGGTATCGACCCGCAAGTTATGGTAGAAAAATACGGTGCCGATACTGTGCGCCTGTTTATGATGTTTGCTTCCCCCGCTGAAATGACGTTGGAATGGCAAGAGTCCGGCGTTGAAGGGGCTAACCGCTTCTTAAAACGTGTCTGGCGTCTGGTGTTTGAAAGCACCGCCAAAGGTGCGACTGCGCCGCTGGACATCGCCAGCCTGACGGAAGAGCAAAAATCACTGCGTCGCGACCTGCACAAAACAATTACCAAAGTCACTGATGACGTGGGCCGCCGTCAAACCTTCAACACCGCTATCGCTGCAGTAATGGAGTTGATGAATAAGCTGGGCCGCGCACCTCAGGAAACTGAACAAGATCGTGCTCTGCTGCAAGAAGCATTACTGGCAGTGGTGCGGATGCTTTATCCATTCACCCCGCACGTTTGCTTCAGTTTGTGGCAAGCACTGGGTGGTGAAGGTGATATCGATACCGCACCATGGCCAATTGCTGATGAACAGGCGATGGTTGAAGACTCTAAATTAGTAGTCGTACAGGTTAATGGTAAAGTGCGTGGCAGAATTACTGTGCCTGCCGATGCCACTGAACAGCAAGTTCGCGAACGCGCTGGTCAAGAGCACCTGGTGGCTAAATACCTGGATGGGGTTACTGTGCGTAAAGTAATCTACGTCCCTGGCAAACTGCTTAACCTGGTTGTAGGTTAA
- the lptE gene encoding LPS assembly lipoprotein LptE, whose product MRHRILTLLLGLAVLVTAGCGFNLRGTTQVPPELQKLLLESSDPYGPLTRAIRQQLRLSNVTIVNDPMRKDLPALRILGSSENQDTVSIFRNGVTAEYQLVLHVQAQVLIPGHDIYPLRVNIFRTFFDNPLTALAKDAEAEVLRQEMREQAAQQLVRQLLTVHAAEVKNAQENGDKSVGNNTATGTAKMAEVKEINIGKPAVSTPAQ is encoded by the coding sequence GTGCGACATCGTATTCTGACGTTGTTGCTGGGGTTAGCGGTGCTGGTCACCGCTGGCTGTGGCTTTAATTTGCGAGGCACCACTCAGGTGCCACCTGAGCTGCAAAAACTGTTGCTGGAAAGTAGTGACCCTTATGGCCCGTTAACCCGAGCTATACGTCAACAGTTGCGTTTAAGCAATGTCACCATTGTTAATGACCCGATGCGTAAAGACTTACCCGCCTTGCGGATCCTTGGTTCATCAGAAAATCAGGATACCGTGTCAATCTTCCGCAACGGGGTAACGGCAGAGTATCAGTTAGTGTTGCATGTGCAGGCGCAGGTATTGATTCCAGGCCATGATATTTACCCATTACGGGTGAATATCTTCCGCACATTCTTCGATAACCCGTTAACAGCACTCGCCAAAGATGCCGAAGCTGAGGTTCTCCGTCAGGAAATGCGTGAACAAGCCGCTCAGCAGTTAGTGCGTCAGCTTCTGACCGTACATGCTGCTGAAGTCAAAAACGCGCAAGAAAATGGTGACAAGTCAGTTGGCAATAACACGGCAACAGGCACCGCCAAGATGGCAGAAGTTAAAGAAATCAATATCGGCAAACCTGCAGTTAGTACCCCTGCCCAATGA
- the holA gene encoding DNA polymerase III subunit delta, with product MIRVYPEQLVAQLHEGLRACYLLCGNEPLLLQESQDHIRRVAIEHDFTEHFSFALDAHTEWDSIFSLCQALSLFASRQTLTLSFPDSGLTAPMNEQLVKLSSLLHPDILLILRANKLTKAQENSAWFKALGSNGVFVSCQTPEQAQLPRWVSTRAKSLNLEADDPAIQLLCYCYEGNLLALSQALERLSLLYPDGKLTLPKVEQAVNDAAHFTPYHWLDALIAGKSKRAWHILQQLQQEESEPIILLRTLQRELLLLLTLKRRMNQVPLRTLFDQLKVWQNRRPMMTQALQRLSLPQLQQAVHLLAQIEVRLKQDYGQSIWPELETLSMLMCGKILPESFFDAQ from the coding sequence ATGATCCGAGTCTATCCTGAACAACTTGTCGCGCAGCTCCATGAGGGGCTGCGCGCTTGCTATCTGTTGTGCGGTAATGAGCCATTGCTGTTACAAGAAAGTCAGGACCACATTCGTCGGGTGGCAATAGAACATGATTTCACCGAACATTTCAGTTTTGCGCTAGATGCTCACACCGAGTGGGACAGTATCTTTAGTCTTTGTCAGGCACTCAGCCTATTTGCCAGCCGCCAAACATTGACACTGAGTTTCCCTGACAGTGGTTTAACAGCACCAATGAACGAACAGTTGGTCAAGTTATCAAGTCTGTTACATCCAGATATTTTATTGATTTTACGCGCAAATAAACTCACCAAAGCACAAGAAAACAGTGCCTGGTTTAAAGCACTCGGGAGCAATGGCGTATTTGTCAGTTGCCAAACACCGGAACAGGCACAACTGCCACGTTGGGTCAGTACGCGCGCTAAAAGCCTGAACCTGGAGGCCGATGACCCCGCCATTCAGTTGCTTTGTTACTGCTACGAAGGCAATCTACTGGCGCTATCACAAGCTTTGGAGCGTTTATCGTTACTCTATCCTGACGGTAAACTGACGCTGCCTAAAGTTGAGCAAGCCGTCAACGATGCCGCGCATTTCACCCCTTACCACTGGCTCGATGCCCTAATAGCAGGGAAAAGCAAACGCGCCTGGCATATCCTGCAACAATTGCAGCAGGAAGAGAGTGAACCGATTATTTTGCTGCGCACCTTGCAGCGAGAACTGCTATTGCTGTTAACGTTAAAGCGGCGAATGAATCAGGTGCCACTGCGCACACTATTTGATCAGTTAAAAGTATGGCAAAATCGCCGGCCCATGATGACGCAGGCTCTACAACGCCTTTCCCTGCCACAATTGCAACAAGCCGTTCATTTGCTGGCACAAATTGAAGTTCGCCTGAAACAAGATTATGGTCAGTCAATCTGGCCGGAATTAGAAACACTGTCTATGCTGATGTGCGGCAAAATATTACCTGAGAGCTTTTTTGATGCCCAATAA
- the nadD gene encoding nicotinate-nucleotide adenylyltransferase, whose amino-acid sequence MPNKSPTRALHALFGGTFDPIHYGHLTPVEALAQQVGLQHIILLPNNVPPHRPQPEANAQQRLKMVELAVADNPLFSIDARELLRDSPSFTIDTLENLRKERGTELPLAFIIGQDSLLSLHKWHRWQSILDVCHLLVCARPGYSQTLETPELQQWLDERRVLDPQALNLQPQGLIYLADTPLLDISATDIRHRRHNGESCDDLLPRAVQRYIELQGLYRQKN is encoded by the coding sequence ATGCCCAATAAATCCCCGACTCGCGCCCTACATGCCCTGTTCGGCGGTACCTTTGACCCCATTCATTACGGCCACTTAACGCCGGTTGAAGCATTGGCTCAACAAGTGGGTTTGCAACATATTATTTTATTACCCAATAATGTCCCACCTCACCGCCCACAACCCGAGGCCAATGCACAGCAACGGCTGAAAATGGTAGAGTTAGCCGTCGCCGATAATCCGCTGTTCAGCATCGATGCGCGGGAATTATTACGTGACAGCCCATCGTTCACCATCGACACCTTGGAAAATCTACGTAAAGAACGTGGTACCGAATTGCCCTTAGCCTTTATCATTGGGCAAGATTCATTATTATCGCTGCATAAATGGCATCGCTGGCAATCAATATTAGATGTGTGCCATTTGCTGGTTTGCGCCCGCCCTGGTTACTCACAAACGCTGGAAACTCCTGAGTTACAGCAATGGCTTGATGAGCGACGGGTCTTGGATCCGCAAGCATTAAACCTGCAACCACAAGGGTTAATCTATCTGGCTGATACACCTTTATTGGATATTTCAGCTACCGATATTCGCCATCGGCGTCATAATGGTGAAAGTTGTGATGACCTGCTGCCACGTGCTGTCCAACGATATATTGAGTTACAAGGTTTATATCGCCAAAAGAATTGA
- the rsfS gene encoding ribosome silencing factor gives MQGKALQEFVIDKLDDLKGQDIITLDVQGKSSITDYMIICTGTSTRHVMALADNLVQESRVAGMIPLGVEGQGVSDWVVVDLGEVIVHVMQEESRRLYELEKLWS, from the coding sequence TTGCAAGGTAAAGCGCTCCAAGAATTTGTTATCGACAAGCTCGATGACTTGAAAGGCCAGGACATTATCACTTTGGATGTTCAGGGTAAGTCCAGCATTACTGATTACATGATCATCTGTACCGGGACCTCGACCCGCCATGTTATGGCGCTGGCAGACAATCTGGTGCAGGAATCCCGTGTGGCAGGCATGATACCGCTAGGCGTAGAAGGCCAGGGTGTGTCTGACTGGGTTGTTGTGGATTTAGGCGAAGTCATTGTGCATGTCATGCAAGAAGAAAGCCGCCGTCTGTATGAACTGGAAAAACTCTGGAGCTAA
- the rlmH gene encoding 23S rRNA (pseudouridine(1915)-N(3))-methyltransferase RlmH — MKLQLVAVGTKMPDWVQTGFMDYLRRFPKDMPFELVEIPAGKRGKNADIKRILEKEGELMLAAVGKNNRIVTLDIPGTPWETPQLAQQLERWKQDGRDVSLLIGGPEGLAPACKAAAEQSWSLSVLTLPHPLVRVIVAESLYRAWSITTNHPYHRE; from the coding sequence GTGAAACTGCAACTGGTAGCCGTCGGCACCAAAATGCCAGACTGGGTGCAGACAGGTTTTATGGATTACCTGCGCCGCTTTCCCAAAGATATGCCCTTCGAGCTGGTAGAGATACCGGCCGGTAAGCGGGGCAAAAATGCGGATATTAAACGCATTTTGGAAAAAGAAGGCGAACTGATGCTGGCGGCGGTTGGCAAAAATAACCGCATTGTCACGCTGGATATCCCAGGCACTCCCTGGGAAACCCCGCAACTGGCTCAGCAATTAGAACGCTGGAAGCAGGACGGCCGTGATGTCAGCCTGCTGATTGGCGGGCCTGAGGGGTTAGCCCCAGCCTGTAAAGCTGCGGCAGAGCAGAGCTGGTCGCTCTCTGTGCTTACGCTACCCCATCCTTTAGTGCGTGTTATAGTGGCTGAAAGCCTCTATCGCGCCTGGAGTATTACGACCAATCACCCTTATCATCGGGAATAA